The following proteins are co-located in the Pseudomonas sp. DY-1 genome:
- the serC gene encoding 3-phosphoserine/phosphohydroxythreonine transaminase, whose product MSKRAFNFCAGPAALPEAVLQRAQAELLDWQGKGLSVMEMSHRSDEYVAIAEKAEQDLRDLLSIPSNYKVLFLQGGASQQFAEIPLNLLPEDGVADYVDTGIWSKKSIEEASRFGRVNVAASAKGYDYFAIPGQNEWQLSKDAAYLHYASNETIGGLQFDWIPEVGDVPLVVDMSSDILSRPIDISRFGMIYAGAQKNIGPSGLVVVIVREDLLGRARANCPTMLNYKVAADNGSMYNTPATFSWYLSGLVFEWLKEQGGVEAMEQRNKAKKELLYGYIDKSAFYTNPIAINARSWMNVPFRLADERLDKDFLAGADARGLLNLKGHRSVGGMRASIYNAVGLDAVEALVAYMAEFEKERG is encoded by the coding sequence GTGAGCAAGCGAGCCTTTAACTTCTGCGCCGGCCCGGCCGCGCTTCCGGAAGCTGTTCTGCAACGCGCCCAGGCGGAACTCCTCGATTGGCAGGGTAAAGGCCTGTCCGTCATGGAAATGAGCCACCGCAGCGACGAATACGTTGCCATTGCCGAAAAGGCCGAGCAGGACCTGCGCGACCTCCTGTCCATTCCCTCCAACTACAAGGTGCTGTTCCTCCAGGGCGGCGCCAGCCAGCAGTTCGCGGAGATCCCGCTGAACCTGCTACCGGAAGACGGCGTGGCCGACTACGTCGACACCGGTATCTGGTCGAAGAAGAGCATCGAGGAAGCCAGCCGCTTCGGTCGCGTCAACGTCGCAGCAAGCGCCAAGGGCTACGACTACTTCGCGATCCCCGGCCAGAACGAGTGGCAGCTGTCGAAGGATGCCGCCTACCTGCACTACGCCTCCAACGAAACCATCGGCGGCCTGCAGTTCGACTGGATTCCGGAAGTAGGTGACGTCCCCCTCGTGGTGGACATGTCCTCGGACATCCTCTCCCGCCCGATCGACATCTCCCGCTTCGGCATGATCTACGCCGGCGCGCAGAAGAACATCGGCCCGAGTGGCCTGGTAGTGGTCATCGTTCGCGAAGATCTGCTCGGCCGTGCCCGCGCCAACTGCCCGACCATGCTCAATTACAAGGTCGCTGCCGATAACGGCTCCATGTACAACACCCCGGCCACCTTCTCCTGGTACCTCTCGGGCCTCGTCTTCGAGTGGCTGAAAGAGCAGGGCGGTGTCGAGGCCATGGAGCAACGCAACAAGGCGAAGAAGGAACTGCTCTACGGCTACATCGACAAGAGCGCTTTCTACACCAACCCGATTGCCATCAACGCCCGCTCCTGGATGAACGTTCCGTTCCGCCTGGCGGATGAGCGCCTGGACAAGGACTTCCTCGCCGGCGCCGATGCCCGTGGCCTGCTCAACCTCAAGGGCCACCGCTCGGTAGGCGGCATGCGTGCTTCCATTTACAACGCCGTTGGCCTCGATGCAGTCGAAGCCCTGGTGGCCTACATGGCGGAGTTCGAGAAGGAGCGCGGCTGA
- the gyrA gene encoding DNA gyrase subunit A, which translates to MGELAKEILPVNIEDELKQSYLDYAMSVIVGRALPDARDGLKPVHRRVLYAMSELGNDWNKPYKKSARVVGDVIGKYHPHGDTAVYDTIVRMAQPFSLRYMLVDGQGNFGSVDGDNAAAMRYTEVRMSKLAHELLADLDKETVDWVPNYDGTEQIPAVMPTKIPNLLVNGSSGIAVGMATNIPPHNLSEVIDGCLALMDNADLTVDELMQYIPGPDFPTAGIINGRAGIIEAYRTGRGRIYIRARAEIEDMEKGGGRQQIIVTELPYQLNKARLIEKIAELVKEKKIEGITELRDESDKDGMRVVIELRRGEVGEVVLNNLYSQTQMQSVFGINVVALVDGQPRTLNLKDMLEVFIRHRREVVTRRTVYELRKARERGHILEGQAVALSNIDPVIELIKSSPTPAEAKERLIATAWESSAVEAMVERAGADSCRPEDLDPQYGLREGKYYLSPEQAQAILELRLHRLTGLEHEKLLAEYQEILTLIGELIRILTNPERLMEVIREELEKVKAEFGDARRTEIVASQVDLTIADLITEEERVVTISHGGYAKSQPLAAYQAQRRGGKGKSATGVKDEDYIEHLLVANSHATLLLFSSKGKVYWLRTFEIPEASRTARGRPLVNLLPLDEGERITAMLQIDLEALQQSAGADEDLEENEGVVIEGEVIEAETGDDEGADLDDEQDEPTGAYIFMATAFGTVKKTPLVQFSKPRSNGLIALKLEEGDTLIAASITDGAKEVMLFSDGGKVIRFKEKHVRTMGRTARGVRGMRLPEGQSLISMLIPEQGAQILSASERGYGKRTPLEDYPRRGRGGQGVIAMVTNERNGKLVGAVQVQDGEEIMLISDQGTLVRTRVDEVSSSSRNTQGVTLIKLAKDETLVGLERVQEPSGGDEDDELEEGIDANVETVDDVQGDDVQQDEAQPAGDE; encoded by the coding sequence ATGGGCGAACTGGCCAAAGAAATCCTCCCGGTCAATATCGAAGACGAGCTGAAACAGTCCTACCTCGACTACGCGATGAGCGTGATCGTCGGGCGCGCCTTGCCGGATGCGCGCGACGGCCTGAAGCCAGTGCACCGTCGCGTTCTCTACGCGATGAGCGAACTGGGCAACGACTGGAACAAGCCCTACAAGAAGTCCGCCCGTGTGGTGGGTGACGTGATCGGTAAGTACCACCCGCATGGTGATACCGCGGTCTACGACACCATCGTACGTATGGCTCAGCCCTTCTCGCTGCGCTACATGCTGGTGGACGGCCAGGGCAACTTCGGTTCGGTGGACGGCGACAACGCCGCGGCCATGCGATACACCGAAGTGCGTATGTCCAAGCTGGCACACGAGCTGCTGGCCGACCTGGACAAGGAAACCGTGGACTGGGTGCCCAACTACGACGGCACCGAACAGATTCCCGCGGTCATGCCGACCAAGATCCCCAACCTGCTGGTCAACGGTTCCAGCGGCATTGCCGTTGGCATGGCCACCAACATCCCGCCGCACAACCTGAGTGAAGTCATTGACGGCTGCCTGGCGCTGATGGACAACGCCGACCTCACGGTCGACGAGCTGATGCAGTACATCCCGGGTCCTGACTTCCCGACAGCAGGCATCATCAACGGTCGCGCCGGCATCATCGAGGCATACCGTACCGGCCGTGGCCGCATCTATATCCGCGCCCGCGCCGAAATCGAAGACATGGAAAAGGGCGGTGGTCGCCAGCAGATCATCGTCACCGAGCTGCCCTACCAGCTGAACAAGGCGCGTCTGATCGAGAAGATCGCCGAGCTGGTGAAAGAGAAGAAGATCGAAGGCATCACCGAGCTGCGTGACGAGTCCGACAAGGACGGCATGCGCGTAGTGATCGAGCTGCGCCGTGGCGAAGTGGGCGAGGTGGTGCTGAACAACCTCTACTCCCAGACCCAGATGCAGAGCGTCTTCGGTATCAACGTCGTGGCCCTGGTCGATGGCCAGCCGCGCACGCTGAACCTGAAGGACATGCTCGAAGTGTTCATCCGTCACCGCCGAGAAGTGGTGACTCGCCGTACCGTCTACGAGCTGCGCAAGGCCCGTGAACGCGGGCACATCCTCGAAGGTCAGGCCGTAGCCCTGTCCAACATCGACCCGGTGATCGAACTGATCAAGTCTTCGCCGACTCCGGCCGAAGCGAAGGAGCGCCTGATCGCCACTGCCTGGGAATCCAGTGCCGTGGAGGCCATGGTCGAACGTGCGGGTGCCGACTCCTGCCGTCCGGAAGACCTGGACCCGCAATACGGCCTGCGCGAAGGCAAGTACTACCTGTCGCCAGAGCAGGCCCAGGCCATCCTGGAACTGCGCCTGCACCGCCTGACCGGCCTGGAGCACGAGAAGCTGCTGGCCGAGTACCAGGAAATCCTCACCCTGATCGGTGAGCTGATCCGCATCCTCACCAACCCCGAGCGCCTGATGGAAGTCATCCGCGAGGAGCTGGAAAAGGTGAAGGCCGAGTTCGGCGACGCCCGCCGCACCGAGATCGTCGCGTCCCAGGTGGACCTGACCATCGCCGACCTGATCACCGAGGAAGAGCGCGTGGTCACCATCTCCCACGGCGGCTACGCCAAGTCCCAGCCGCTGGCTGCCTACCAGGCCCAGCGCCGTGGCGGCAAGGGCAAGTCGGCCACTGGCGTGAAGGACGAGGACTACATCGAGCACTTGCTGGTCGCCAACAGTCACGCCACGCTCCTGCTGTTCTCCAGCAAGGGCAAGGTCTACTGGCTGCGCACCTTCGAAATTCCGGAAGCCTCGCGTACCGCGCGTGGCCGTCCGTTGGTCAACCTGCTGCCGCTGGACGAGGGCGAACGCATCACCGCCATGCTCCAGATCGACCTGGAAGCACTGCAGCAGAGCGCAGGTGCCGACGAGGACCTGGAAGAAAACGAAGGCGTGGTGATCGAAGGCGAAGTAATCGAAGCCGAAACCGGCGACGATGAAGGCGCCGACCTCGACGACGAACAGGACGAGCCCACTGGCGCCTACATCTTCATGGCTACCGCCTTCGGTACCGTGAAGAAGACCCCGCTGGTGCAGTTCAGCAAACCGCGTTCGAACGGTTTGATCGCCCTGAAGCTGGAAGAAGGTGACACCCTGATCGCTGCGTCCATCACCGACGGCGCCAAGGAAGTCATGCTCTTCTCCGACGGTGGCAAGGTCATCCGCTTCAAGGAAAAACACGTCCGCACCATGGGCCGAACCGCCCGCGGCGTTCGCGGCATGCGCCTGCCGGAAGGCCAGAGCCTGATTTCCATGCTGATCCCGGAACAGGGCGCGCAGATCCTTTCCGCCTCCGAGCGCGGTTACGGTAAGCGCACTCCGCTGGAAGACTACCCGCGTCGCGGTCGCGGCGGCCAAGGCGTGATCGCCATGGTCACCAACGAGCGTAACGGCAAGCTGGTCGGCGCCGTGCAGGTGCAGGACGGCGAGGAGATCATGCTGATTTCCGACCAGGGCACCCTGGTACGTACCCGTGTCGACGAAGTCTCCAGCTCCAGCCGTAATACCCAGGGCGTGACCCTGATCAAGCTGGCCAAGGACGAAACCCTGGTCGGTCTGGAGCGGGTCCAGGAGCCCTCTGGTGGCGACGAGGACGACGAGCTGGAAGAGGGTATCGATGCGAACGTGGAGACCGTGGACGACGTCCAGGGTGATGACGTTCAGCAGGATGAAGCCCAACCGGCTGGCGACGAGTAA
- the hisC gene encoding histidinol-phosphate transaminase, giving the protein MSCDFLALAQAGVQKLSPYVPGKPVDELARELDLDPAGIVKLASNENPLGPSPKALEAIRSELAELTRYPDGNGFELKRRLAERCGVTPAQVTLGNGSNDILDLVARAYLAPGLNAVFSEHAFAVYPIATQAVGAAGKVVPAEDYGHDLPAMLAAIDANTRVVFIANPNNPTGTWFGPAALEDFLAKVPENVLVVLDEAYIEYAEGEELPDGLNYLARYPNLLVSRTFSKAYGLAALRVGYGLSSAQVADVLNRVRQPFNVNSLALAAACAALGDAEYLAESRRINDAGMLQLEEGFRALGLTWIPSKGNFIAVDFGRDAAPINQGMLSEGVILRPVAGYGMPTFLRVSIGLPAENARCLEALAKVLGRG; this is encoded by the coding sequence ATGAGCTGTGACTTCCTCGCCCTTGCCCAAGCGGGCGTGCAGAAACTTTCGCCCTACGTACCCGGCAAACCAGTGGATGAACTGGCCCGCGAGCTGGACCTGGACCCGGCCGGCATCGTCAAGCTGGCCAGTAACGAAAACCCGCTCGGCCCGAGCCCCAAGGCCCTCGAAGCCATCCGCAGCGAACTGGCCGAGCTGACCCGCTACCCGGACGGCAATGGTTTCGAGCTCAAGCGCCGCCTGGCCGAGCGCTGCGGCGTGACCCCGGCGCAGGTCACCCTGGGCAACGGTTCCAACGACATTCTCGACCTGGTCGCCCGTGCCTACCTGGCACCGGGCCTGAATGCCGTGTTCAGCGAGCACGCCTTCGCCGTATACCCCATCGCCACCCAGGCCGTAGGAGCTGCCGGCAAGGTAGTTCCGGCCGAGGACTACGGCCATGACCTCCCAGCCATGCTGGCAGCCATCGACGCCAATACCCGCGTCGTGTTCATCGCCAACCCGAACAACCCCACCGGCACCTGGTTCGGTCCGGCGGCACTGGAAGATTTCCTCGCCAAGGTCCCGGAGAACGTACTGGTCGTGCTGGACGAGGCCTACATCGAGTACGCCGAAGGCGAAGAGCTGCCCGATGGCCTGAACTACCTGGCCCGTTATCCGAACCTGCTGGTATCGCGTACCTTCTCCAAGGCCTACGGCCTGGCGGCGCTGCGCGTGGGCTACGGACTCTCCAGCGCCCAGGTGGCCGACGTGCTCAATCGCGTACGTCAGCCCTTCAACGTCAACAGCCTTGCCCTGGCCGCTGCCTGCGCCGCGCTGGGTGACGCCGAATACCTGGCCGAGAGTCGCCGCATCAACGATGCCGGCATGCTCCAGCTGGAAGAGGGCTTCCGTGCGCTGGGCCTGACCTGGATTCCCTCCAAGGGCAACTTCATCGCCGTAGATTTCGGTCGCGACGCCGCTCCAATCAACCAGGGCATGTTGAGTGAAGGTGTGATCCTGCGCCCAGTGGCCGGTTACGGCATGCCCACTTTCCTGCGCGTCTCCATCGGCCTGCCGGCCGAGAACGCCCGTTGCCTGGAAGCACTGGCCAAGGTGCTCGGCCGTGGCTGA
- the cmk gene encoding (d)CMP kinase, protein MNANVPVIAIDGPSGSGKGTVAGLLAKRLGWRLLDSGALYRLLAFAARNHGVDLTNEESLKVLAAHLDVQFNAKAGGGQSIVLEGEDVTDVIRSEQVGAGASQVAALPAVREALLQRQRAFLEAPGLVADGRDMGTVVFPQAQLKIFLTASAEERARRRYLQLKGKGMEADQVALLKEIQDRDERDSQRSVAPLKPAVDAIILDSTSLSIDEVQNKILEAFSALGLDD, encoded by the coding sequence ATGAACGCCAACGTGCCCGTGATCGCCATCGACGGACCCAGCGGCTCCGGCAAGGGCACTGTCGCCGGCCTGCTGGCCAAGCGCCTGGGCTGGCGCCTGCTGGACTCCGGCGCGCTGTACCGTCTGCTGGCCTTCGCCGCGCGCAACCATGGCGTCGACCTGACCAACGAGGAATCCCTCAAGGTCCTGGCTGCGCACCTGGATGTGCAGTTCAATGCCAAGGCCGGTGGTGGCCAGAGCATCGTGCTGGAGGGTGAAGACGTCACCGACGTGATCCGCTCCGAGCAGGTCGGCGCTGGCGCCTCCCAGGTCGCCGCGTTGCCCGCCGTGCGCGAAGCCCTGCTGCAACGTCAGCGCGCCTTCCTCGAGGCGCCGGGCCTCGTGGCCGATGGTCGCGACATGGGCACCGTGGTGTTTCCGCAGGCACAGCTGAAGATATTCCTCACCGCCAGCGCCGAGGAGCGTGCCCGTCGCCGCTACCTGCAACTCAAGGGCAAAGGCATGGAGGCCGACCAGGTCGCCTTGCTGAAGGAAATCCAGGACCGCGACGAGCGCGACAGCCAGCGTTCCGTGGCGCCGCTGAAACCGGCCGTGGATGCGATCATCCTCGACTCCACCAGCCTCAGCATCGACGAAGTCCAGAACAAGATTCTCGAAGCCTTCTCCGCCCTCGGCCTGGACGACTGA
- the mtnA gene encoding S-methyl-5-thioribose-1-phosphate isomerase: MREQLLAAEKVKAIDWRDGVLHLLDQRVLPAEEVWLSYDSAEGVAQAIRQMVVRGAPAIGISAAYGVVLGARARIAAGGDWRAALEADFKVLSESRPTAVNLFWALNRMRERLERVREGETPLQALEAEAISIHLSDREANLTMAQLGMELIRKHQGSPQALLTHCNTGALATGGFGTALGVIRAAHLDGLVERVYADETRPWLQGARLTAWELANEGVPVSLNADAAAAHLMKTAGITWVIVGADRITANGDVANKIGTYQLAVNAMHHGVRFMVVAPSSTIDMSLESGDDIPIEERDGSELLDLGGRRVAAEVHAVNPVFDVTPADLIDAIVTEKGVVERPDAAKMAQLMCRKRLH, from the coding sequence ATGCGTGAGCAACTGTTAGCAGCCGAGAAGGTCAAGGCGATCGACTGGCGTGACGGCGTACTTCATCTGCTCGACCAGCGCGTGCTGCCTGCCGAGGAAGTCTGGCTGTCCTACGATTCCGCCGAAGGCGTCGCACAGGCCATTCGCCAGATGGTGGTGCGCGGTGCGCCGGCCATCGGTATCAGTGCCGCCTATGGCGTGGTGCTGGGCGCCCGGGCGCGTATCGCCGCCGGTGGCGATTGGCGCGCGGCGCTGGAAGCGGACTTCAAGGTGCTGTCCGAATCGCGGCCGACGGCGGTCAACCTGTTCTGGGCACTGAACCGCATGCGCGAGCGTCTGGAGCGCGTGCGTGAGGGCGAAACCCCGCTGCAGGCGCTGGAAGCCGAGGCCATTTCCATCCATCTGAGCGATCGCGAAGCCAACCTGACCATGGCGCAGCTGGGCATGGAGCTGATTCGCAAGCACCAGGGCAGTCCGCAGGCGCTGTTGACCCACTGCAATACTGGCGCCTTGGCCACCGGAGGTTTCGGCACCGCCCTCGGGGTGATTCGGGCGGCCCATCTGGATGGTCTGGTGGAGCGGGTCTATGCCGACGAAACCCGTCCCTGGCTGCAAGGCGCACGCCTGACGGCCTGGGAGCTGGCCAACGAAGGTGTGCCCGTGAGCCTCAATGCCGACGCCGCTGCAGCTCACCTGATGAAAACCGCCGGGATCACCTGGGTGATCGTCGGTGCCGACCGCATTACCGCCAATGGCGATGTGGCCAACAAGATCGGTACCTACCAGTTGGCGGTCAACGCCATGCACCACGGTGTGCGCTTCATGGTGGTCGCGCCTAGCTCCACGATCGACATGTCCCTCGAAAGCGGGGATGACATCCCGATCGAAGAGCGCGATGGCTCTGAACTGCTGGACCTGGGTGGTCGTCGCGTCGCAGCGGAAGTTCATGCGGTCAATCCGGTATTCGATGTGACTCCGGCGGACTTGATCGATGCCATTGTGACCGAGAAGGGAGTGGTCGAGCGTCCCGACGCCGCCAAGATGGCTCAGCTCATGTGTCGCAAGCGCCTTCATTGA
- the pheA gene encoding prephenate dehydratase: MSEQELKALRLRIDSLDEKILDLISERARCAQDVARVKMAALPEGEKPVFYRPEREAWVLKHIMDRNQGPLDNEEMARLFREIMSSCLALEQPLKVAYLGPEGTFTQAAALKHFGHAVISSPMAAIDEVFREVAAGAVNFGVVPVENSTEGAVNHTLDSFLEHDMVICGEVELRIHHHLLVGENTKTDNITRIYSHAQSLAQCRKWLDAHYPNVERVAVSSNADAAKRVKSEWNSAAIAGDMAASLYGLTKLCEKIEDRPDNSTRFLIIGSQEVPPTGDDKTSIIVSMRNKPGALHELLVPFHNNGIDLTRIETRPSRSGKWTYVFFIDFVGHHRDPLIKDVLEKINQEAVALKVLGSYPKAVL; the protein is encoded by the coding sequence ATGTCCGAGCAAGAACTCAAGGCGCTGCGCCTGCGCATCGACAGCCTCGACGAGAAGATCCTCGATCTGATCAGCGAGCGTGCTCGCTGCGCCCAGGACGTAGCGCGCGTGAAGATGGCCGCCCTGCCGGAAGGCGAGAAGCCGGTCTTCTATCGCCCGGAGCGCGAGGCCTGGGTCCTCAAGCACATCATGGATCGCAACCAGGGCCCGCTGGACAACGAAGAGATGGCGCGGCTGTTCCGCGAAATCATGTCTTCCTGCCTGGCCCTGGAGCAGCCGCTCAAGGTTGCCTACCTCGGTCCGGAAGGCACCTTCACCCAGGCTGCGGCGCTCAAGCACTTCGGCCACGCGGTGATCAGCTCGCCGATGGCCGCCATCGACGAAGTATTCCGCGAAGTGGCCGCGGGTGCGGTCAACTTTGGCGTGGTACCGGTGGAAAACTCCACAGAAGGTGCTGTGAACCACACCCTGGACAGCTTCCTCGAGCACGACATGGTGATCTGCGGTGAGGTGGAGCTGCGTATCCACCACCACCTGCTGGTGGGCGAGAACACCAAGACCGACAACATCACCCGCATCTACTCCCATGCCCAGTCCCTGGCCCAGTGCCGCAAGTGGCTGGACGCTCACTACCCGAATGTCGAGCGCGTGGCGGTGTCCAGCAACGCCGACGCCGCCAAGCGGGTGAAGAGCGAATGGAACTCCGCCGCCATCGCCGGTGACATGGCCGCCAGCCTCTATGGCCTGACCAAGCTCTGCGAGAAGATCGAGGACCGCCCGGACAACTCCACGCGTTTCCTCATCATCGGCAGCCAGGAAGTGCCGCCTACCGGCGACGACAAGACTTCGATCATCGTCTCCATGCGCAACAAGCCGGGCGCCCTGCACGAGCTCCTGGTTCCGTTCCACAATAACGGCATCGACCTGACCCGCATCGAGACCCGCCCGTCCCGCAGCGGCAAGTGGACCTACGTGTTCTTCATCGACTTCGTAGGCCACCATCGCGACCCGCTGATCAAGGATGTGCTGGAGAAGATCAACCAGGAAGCCGTTGCCCTGAAGGTGCTGGGTTCCTACCCCAAAGCGGTGCTTTGA
- a CDS encoding bifunctional prephenate dehydrogenase/3-phosphoshikimate 1-carboxyvinyltransferase, which yields MTAQQGTPIFGRLVVIGLGLIGGSFSKGLREKNLFTEVVGVDKDHESCRIAVETGVVDRCESDLAVACRGADVIQLAVPILAMEKLLAELAQLDLGSAILTDVGSAKGNVVRAARRVFGGMPARFVPGHPIAGSEKSGVEAANASLFRRHKVILTPVENTDPLALKCIDQLWRALGADVEHMEVEHHDEVLAATSHLPHLLAFGLVDSLAKRSENLEIFRYAAGGFRDFTRIAGSDPVMWHDIFLANRDAVLRILDAFRDDLDALRGAVDAGDGHELLGVFTRARFAREHFSKILARRAYVDAMHNNDLIYLAQPGGKLAGRVRVPGDKSISHRSIMLGSLAIGTTEVEGFLEGEDALATLQAFRDMGVVIEGPHHGRVTIHGVGLHGLKPPPGPLYLGNSGTSMRLLSGLLAAQPFDTTLTGDASLSKRPMNRVAKPLREMGAVIETGAEGRPPLTIRGGQRLSGMNYEMPMASAQVKSCLLLAGLYAAGETAVTEPAPTRDHTERMLQGFGYPVKVDGNTATVESGHKLSASRIEVPADISSAAFFLVAASIAEGSELVLEHVGINPTRTGVIDILKLMGGDITLENQREVGGEPVADIRVRAAKLKGIDIPEDLVPLAIDEFPVLFVAAACAEGRTVLRGAEELRVKESDRIQVMADGLLALGVKAEPTPDGIVIEGGPIGGGEVWSHGDHRIAMSFSVASLRASAPIRIHDCANVATSFPNFLGLAAQSGIRVAEEGKA from the coding sequence ATGACCGCGCAACAAGGCACCCCTATCTTCGGGCGCCTGGTGGTGATCGGCCTTGGCCTGATCGGTGGCTCCTTCTCCAAGGGGTTGCGCGAGAAGAACCTGTTCACCGAAGTGGTAGGGGTGGACAAGGACCACGAGTCCTGCCGCATCGCCGTCGAGACCGGCGTGGTCGACCGCTGCGAGAGTGACCTCGCTGTGGCCTGCCGCGGTGCCGATGTGATCCAGCTGGCCGTACCCATCCTCGCCATGGAAAAGCTCCTCGCCGAACTGGCCCAACTGGACCTGGGCAGCGCCATCCTGACCGACGTCGGCAGCGCCAAGGGCAATGTGGTGCGCGCGGCGCGCCGGGTCTTCGGTGGCATGCCGGCTCGCTTCGTGCCCGGTCACCCCATTGCCGGCTCGGAGAAGAGCGGGGTAGAGGCTGCCAATGCCAGCCTGTTCCGCCGCCACAAGGTCATCCTCACGCCGGTGGAAAACACCGATCCGTTGGCCCTGAAGTGCATCGACCAGCTCTGGCGGGCCCTGGGGGCGGACGTCGAACACATGGAGGTCGAGCATCACGATGAGGTGCTCGCCGCGACCAGCCACCTGCCGCACTTGCTGGCATTCGGTCTGGTCGACTCGCTGGCCAAGCGCAGCGAGAATCTGGAAATCTTCCGTTATGCCGCCGGTGGCTTCCGTGATTTCACGCGAATCGCCGGCAGCGACCCGGTGATGTGGCACGACATATTCCTCGCCAACCGCGACGCCGTGCTGCGCATCCTGGACGCATTTCGCGATGACCTCGACGCCTTGCGCGGCGCGGTTGACGCAGGGGACGGGCATGAATTGCTGGGCGTGTTCACCCGCGCCCGCTTCGCCCGCGAGCATTTCAGTAAAATTCTGGCCCGCAGGGCCTATGTGGACGCCATGCACAATAACGATCTGATTTACCTGGCGCAGCCGGGTGGCAAACTCGCCGGCCGTGTTCGCGTTCCGGGCGACAAGTCCATTTCCCACCGTTCCATCATGCTCGGCTCCCTTGCCATCGGGACCACCGAGGTCGAAGGCTTCCTTGAGGGCGAAGACGCCCTGGCGACCCTGCAGGCCTTCCGCGATATGGGTGTGGTCATCGAAGGGCCGCACCACGGCCGCGTGACCATCCACGGTGTCGGCCTGCACGGCCTGAAGCCTCCGCCCGGCCCGCTGTACCTCGGCAACTCCGGTACTTCCATGCGCCTGCTCAGCGGCCTGCTGGCGGCCCAGCCGTTCGACACCACCCTGACCGGCGACGCCTCGCTGTCCAAGCGTCCGATGAACCGCGTGGCCAAGCCGCTGCGCGAAATGGGCGCGGTCATCGAGACTGGCGCTGAAGGCCGTCCGCCGTTGACCATTCGCGGTGGCCAGCGACTGTCCGGCATGAACTATGAAATGCCCATGGCCAGCGCCCAGGTCAAGTCCTGCCTACTGCTCGCCGGCCTCTACGCCGCCGGTGAAACCGCCGTCACCGAACCCGCCCCCACCCGCGACCATACCGAGCGCATGCTGCAAGGCTTTGGTTACCCGGTGAAGGTGGACGGCAACACCGCAACCGTCGAGAGCGGCCACAAGCTCAGCGCGTCCCGTATCGAAGTGCCTGCCGACATCTCTTCCGCCGCCTTCTTCCTGGTGGCTGCGAGCATCGCCGAAGGCTCCGAACTGGTGCTGGAGCACGTTGGCATCAACCCGACCCGTACCGGCGTTATCGACATCCTCAAGCTGATGGGCGGCGACATCACCCTGGAGAACCAGCGTGAAGTGGGCGGCGAGCCTGTTGCTGACATCCGCGTGCGTGCGGCCAAGCTGAAGGGCATCGACATTCCCGAAGACCTGGTGCCACTGGCCATTGACGAGTTCCCGGTACTCTTCGTCGCCGCCGCCTGTGCCGAAGGCCGCACCGTGCTGCGTGGCGCGGAAGAGCTGCGCGTGAAGGAATCCGACCGCATCCAGGTCATGGCCGATGGCCTGCTGGCGCTGGGCGTGAAAGCCGAGCCGACTCCGGACGGCATCGTCATCGAAGGCGGCCCCATTGGCGGCGGCGAAGTCTGGAGCCATGGCGACCACCGTATCGCCATGTCCTTCAGCGTGGCTTCGCTGCGCGCCAGCGCGCCGATTCGCATCCATGACTGCGCCAACGTCGCCACCTCCTTCCCGAACTTCCTCGGCCTCGCGGCCCAGTCCGGCATCCGCGTAGCGGAAGAGGGCAAGGCATGA